From the Microtus ochrogaster isolate Prairie Vole_2 chromosome 8, MicOch1.0, whole genome shotgun sequence genome, the window TCACATTGAGGTCTAAGGCCTTCCCCAGTGTCCCACTATTGCCCAAGACCGTCCCCAGATTTTCATTGAGGCCTAAGACCTTTTGTAGGTTCTCATTGTGGACTAAAGCCTTCCCctaagcagtgtttctcaaccctcctaatggtTTCaactctttaacacagttcctcatgtgtggtaACCtcagctataaaattatttttgttgctacttcataactgtaattttgctactgttatgaatcataatgcaaatgtctgtgtttttctgtgtttgtgggtGACTCCTGTGAGAggatcatttgacccccaaagggtcacGACTCAGAGGTTGACAACCGCTTCACTAAGGTCTTACTGAGTCTACTGGTCTTACAGGTGTTCTCATTGAGGCTTAAAACCTTCCTAGTATTTCACAAGAACATGAAGCCTTCTCCATGTATTCTTGGGGCCTAAGTCTTTTCCAGGGCTTAATAGGGGGTCTCAGGCACCCACCCTGGTTTCTCATGGGGAACAAAGAAATTTCTCATAATCTCAGTGGAGCCTAAGTCCTTCTCTGGGTTTCACAAAAGCAAACCTAGGGCTTTCATTGGGGTCTCACTGGGGATGAGGGATTTCCAGAGTTTCCCTGGATCCTAAGGCCTTCTTCCATGGCCTCACTAAAACCAAAGGTCTGCTACAGTATTTCTCTAAGTCTTAAGGCCTTCCTAGGTTCTCACTGGACCCTAAGACCTTATCTAGGGTCTCATTGGTCTTCCCTGGGGTAGAGCATAAGCCAATAACCTTTCTCAGGGTCTCACTGGGACCTAAGGCCTCCCCGAGATCCCACTGTGGCCTACAATCTTCCCCCAGGTCTTCAAGGAGGCAAAAGGCCTTCACTGGGTTATGACCCTTACCCCGGACCTCACTGAGAACTAAGACATTGACAGGGTCTCAGTGGCATGAAAGCCTTCCCTAGGATCTCACTGAGGCCTGACACCTTCCATACTATAACAAAGCAAGGCCTTCTCTAGGTTTCAGTGGGGACTAAGACCTTCCTCGGGTTCTTCCTGGAACCCAAGACCAGGCTCTCTTTGGGACCCAGGGTCTTCCCCAGGGCTGCTTTGGAGTAAAGACTTTCCAAGGTCTCTCTGGGGTCCAAAGACTTCCCCAGAATTACTTTGGAGTCTAGAATTTTCCCAAGGTCTTTCTAGGGCCCAAGGCCTTTCCCAGAGTCTCACTGGAATTTAAGGTGTTTCCCAGGGTCTCACTTAAATCAGAGACCTTCCTCAGTGATTCCCAAAGTCTAATACATTTCAGAATTCGACTGAGATATAATCCTTCCTCTGGGGCTCATTAGGTATAGTGTAGGTGGAGCACCACTGTTGCTGTGTCTTGTCTGCCTTCTTTATCCCTCTGTCTATTTCTTCGGTGCCTAAGACTCCTGGGCACAGAGAGAGTACTGTTTGAAAGCTCAGAATTGGCAGGGAGATGACACCAGAAACTTCTGCCTGGTCAGGAGGCTTTGGGTTGGAagagggagatgggagaagaaaCCGTCTAAACCTCCAGTGAAGCCGGAGCAACTATGAGTGCCCAGAACTATCTTTGTGGTGACACAGAGACCAGGAGCACTCCTTGagacctttcctttctttattgagATAATGACCAGGGTGGTGAACAGCatggagggagggggcagagcaGGATCACTCTGGAGTGCATGCAGTAGTAAGACACAGGACTGAGAAGCAGTGAGGTTCCATGGGGGAGCCCATCAAAGGGCACAAGCAGATTCTGGGGTTACCCATGATCCAGCTGCACACATGGGAAAGCCTCCGGGCTGGGGAAGGTTGAAGAAAGGGCTGGAGACTTTGGGGGAAACCCTTGGTACCTGTGGGTGGTACCCTGTGCATTTAGCTAATGACACTCAGTGCATGGGTCAGGGTGTGCAGCTCATCCTGGACCCCCTCCAGGGAGCGCCGGATGGTGTGGGGATTGTCCAGCACATCAATGGCCAGTGTGTATGGGTCAAACTTCACAGAGAATGGGCGCTGGATACGGGAGGCATAGTTCCTGGGGAGAGAAGCCAGTATGAGTCCTTCAGTCACAGGAGATTGGGTGTGGGGATGAGAAAGCAAGCTGCAGTCAGGACAGGATCTGCAACCTCCAGGAGCACAGGAAAATGGTTTTTCTGGGTCTCCCAGACCCCCAAAGCCCATTCTAGACAGTCAGGAGATTAAAGCCTCCTCAGAGGCCATAGCCCCAGCATCTCTTGCATGCAGGCCTCTGCAGAGCATTCCTTGGCTGGGCCTCTTCCTTCAGGAAGCCTTCCTTGACTGTGTGCCCTAGAGTGTCCCTAAACTGGAGTGGACATGCCATATGCAGTACAACAGGCCTGGAGAGGTGATGAGGACCATCCAACCCGTCTCTTCTCCCCTCTGCAGACCCCTGGATAACTGTATCCCCCACCTTTGGACTGCCCACTCCCTCTATaatctcccccgcccccagcagcTCCTAGCTACCACTGTGCCTCTTGTTCCCCCTTGTCTGTCCCCCATCCCATTCGGGCCTGTGGTGCTCAGAGGAGGAGAAACTCGGGCTCTGCGAAGTCCCAGAAGGGGGATGGGGGGCTAGACCTGACTTTGACCTCGCCTTGACCCTGTGCTGctggcctcttcctcctcagaCTTTCAAGGCTCCCTCTTGGAGCATGTACACTTGTTATAAGGGGGTGTTGCTGAGTGTGCAAAATGGGCTCTTGAGTGGAGACCAGGTCTGGTTTGCACGGGTGAGGTGGGGTGAGGCTCACCCCTGAAAGCCTCACCCACCTGAGCTTGTCCTTGGCATCACTGAAGCTCTCGGACACAAAGTACACCGGCTGGTAGGTCTGGTCTTGGTAGGGCTGCACAGCCGCTGCATCTGGGTCGAAGGCCCGGACCTCGGGCTCCTCTGACAGGGAGTGCTAGAGAGAGGGGCATCACACCCGGGGGCTTAAGGAAGCTGAGTGGGGTgggcctccctcctcccacagggTATAGTGGGCTCCAGGCAGAGGGCCACATTCTCTAGAAGAGGCTGAATCTAGGACCTGGGCCAAGAAGACCCACTTGATGGGAGCAGCGCCCTCCACACCCTGACCCAGCAGCTCTGGTCTCCTTTGCTGAGGGCAGGGAGCGGGGTAATCTCACCAGGAGCTCTCCATAGGAGGACAACAGTCCGGCACCATAAGCCTTCAGCTCCCCGTTCTGTTTGCACAGCCCAAACTCCACAGTGAACCAGTACACCTGCCAGATGTCATCAGAGTCACCTAAAACCACCTGATACCAAGCACAGCCTCTCTGGGTATATACAACAGGCCACCGCCCACAACAGGGAAGGCTGGCCTTTGAAAACCAACCGTAGAGAgtttctcaatttcttcatcCGAGGCCCCCAGAGATGCAAGTCCAATGTCCTGTGGATAGAGAAGGAGACTGACGTATGGAAAGACTCTGCTCTGGAATTGTGTTTGAAGCAAggatctcagctacttctccagaggTCCTTTGGACCTATGCTATGCACCGTCCCAGGCATGCAAGAGCCCAAGAGCTGCAGTTCCCAGATGTACCAGCAGGTGGCAGAAAAAGCATGAAAATGCGCTCCCCTGGGATCTGCACTCCCCTGTTGGCAGAACTATCTCCATTTCAGCGTTTCCTTGCCTGAAAATCTTCTGCACCCATAAGGGCAACAACATCTACCCCAGAGGAGATCCCCACCGAGTGAAACTTGTGAATCTCTGGCTCAACCACCCCCACCTCAACCACCACCCTGGTTTCTGCCCTGAGGcccttgacacacctgggaaaacTGGGCAAATGTGCGGTCAGCCAACATTGGTACATGTCCCAAAAGCTCGTGGCAGCAGTCCCTGTGTCGGGCCACGAGAGAAGGAAGGTAGAATAGACAGGTTCTCTGTCCCTGTCCAGGGACAAAAaggccttcccccccccccgcccacacacacagacacacacacctctgtcctCATTGTTCACAGATACTACTGGATCACAAGTTTAGGGTCCCCGGCCCCAGATGGCATACTCACGGCTCAGGTGAGTGCATGGGTGAAGAGGCATGGCGGATGTACTGTGTGCATTGAAACACACggaaggccaggctggccagaaAATCACGGGCAGACAGTAGACCGGCCACAGGTCGCAACTGGAAACCAGTCCGCTCTGCAAGGGGTCACACATCAGGGTAGGCAGAGGAGATGCCCCTCCCTGCCCTACTTCCTCTGTATCCGCACCCTTCAAGAAGCGGGACACGTCCTCCAGCTGCGGGATGCTGTCCTCTCTGTAGCCGCAGTACCGTTCCAGAAGCTGGAAAGCCTCCAGGTGCTCCCGGCAGGCGTGGGTAGCATAGAGACCCTTCAGTGTAGCATAGACCTCCTTCCTGTAGGCCACAGTGTCCCAGGGAATTGCCTACTGTTAGGGCTCTCCCCATGACTGCCCCACCTGTTCAcagcctgcccccccccacacacacgtggatgctctgtgggtctctgtaggGCGTTTCTGTGGTTGAAGGGAACCCAGAGGTTGGGAAGGGACCAGTGGGGACCATCTCTGGATGGGCTGATATTCTGGGCCACTAGACGTCCCTCCTCTAACTGCCCTTAGTCTCTCCTGTTACCAATATTCCCAGAGGTGGCCCTCACAGACAGGGAGTCTGGGAGCTGCCTCCCTCTGGCCCTTCTCATGCCCAGTCCTGCTCTGCCCGGGCACATGTCAGCAGGTTCTTACCAGGTAGCGATTTCCTCCGCAGTGTACTCCACGTGGGGAATTGGTTCACCCCTGTGGAGGGGATCAGAGGTCAGTAGGGTCCTCCTCCATCTCAGAGAGGGTGGGAAAGATGGGGTGAGGCCCTTATCCTGAAGTTACACCTGCTGGGCAGAGGCCTTTGGAGTACGGAGGGGACTGGGAGGGGTGCGCTGACCCCACCAGCTGCTTAgcctctctgcctcagtctcttcagCTGTGGCTAGGAGCCATGCCAGTGCCCAAGACAGAGCACCACAGaagagacagacaagcagacatgCAAAGCTGTGGGACACAcatcttccccctctcctcccctccctacaGGCTGGGGACTGGCCCACGTGCAGGCtccttactgcttgtactggaaGGCGATCTCTGCGATCAGCTTCCGGCGCTGGCGGTACACCTGGTCAGAGAAGCCCTAATGGCCGAGGGACACACGTCAGGGGGAAACTGGTCTCTCCCCGTTCCACACACAAGGGTCAGTTCCTAGCTGTGCCCACCTCCACGGGCCTCAGCTATGGGACACAGTCAAGACAGCAGGCTCACCGGATGGTCCAAGTCCAGGTCAGGGTCAAATTTGGTGACCAGGTGGTGGCACTTGTCCAATTCCGACACTTTCCTTGGGAACCAGGGAACTTCCCAGGCGATAGACGCAAAAGAGCTCAGGTGAGTATGGACCCAAGGAAAGCTTTGACCATCCTGGGTCTGGCTTCCCCTAGAGACCTCCTAGAGGGCAGAGGTTCTCCTAGAGAACCAGAGAAGGGGTGAAGCCACCAACACTCTGTGGTGGGAGACTAGCACTCCGTGGACACTTTAGCGTATCCCCTGGCAGGAtgttctgtcccccccccccagcccgcgCCAGGCTTCAAGGTCTTTGGGTTGCACAGACACCCATCCTCACCCTTGTCCTCCCTGGCACTTCGCACATCGTCAGACACCCGGCGTATAGAGCTGAGGAGGGCAGCCAGGTCTCCACTAGGCACCTCGAAGCGCACGAAGTACTCCAGGTGGGGACTTCCCGCCAGTGGCCTCTGGGCAGGCCGGGTCTCTAAGTGGTGGATTTTGGCTTCAAATGTCTTTGGGAGCAAATgcagaaaaagggagggggagggagcaaTGGAGACAGACCAGACGGGAGGAGGCAATGGAGAGAAACcatgagggatggagagaggtaGGGAtacagggagagaaggaaagacgGGGAGGGAGCGGCAGAGAGGTTGAGGGAGACAGATAGGGTGCAATGGAGAGGGTGGAGTAGAGatggagagaggtagagagataGGAAGACAGGTAGAGAGAGACGGACAGACAGAatggtgggaaagagagagatggaggaagcaggCCTGGTCAGTGTTTCGTCCCTGCCTGAGTTTTGGAATGTGTAACCATAGATTGGGTACGTCTCATGCACCCATTCAGGAATCATCACAGCTGTGCTTTTGAACCCCCTTTCTGGAcaggcctgtctgtctgtctgtctgtctggaggtCATACCAGATAGCTTGACTCCTCTGCTCATGGAAGATCCCATGCCCTAATGGTCTCGTTTGGGTGACTGACCACACCCAAGGACCTGGACCCCATTCCATAATATCAAAGACAGAAGGCCCAGGTCCAGGCAGAGCAACAAGATATCCAGGACTGGTGGGCAACGGCTGATCTTACCTCCACCTTCTGTTGCCCAGCAACAAAACACTTAGGCCATGCAGTCAACTCTGGGAGCTTGCAGAGGTTCTGGCTTTAATGTCATTTGAGAGTTTTTCTGGGGGACAGGTCATTAGGCAAAGCAGTAATGAAATCAGCTGCTTTGTAggcccctgggcaggtggctaAGAGAGGCTATATGTATGGCAGTGGGTGTTGGGCGCTGAGGTTAGATGCTGGAGCTGAAGGGTGGTCCCTGAGACCTAGCCTCTGCGGGCCTGAGCAGCCATATTTCTTTCCTGGAGGGGGACACAGACATTCTTACATGTCTTATGAGTGCTTGCCCTGGCACACCAAGCCAGCAGCCCAGTGGTCTCACCTCAAATACTTTGACAGCCCGGGACAATGAAGAGGGTTTTGTACCCTTCAGGGAGAAGAGCAGGTTGAGAATAGCCATCCCATCCTGCTCCTCAAATACCACAGATTCCAGGGGGTTCCCGGGTTCGGAGGAGGCTactgctgccgctgccgctgcaGCTGCCGCCGCCTCCCTCTCCTTTCGAGCGTCCTCGATGAGACTCTGCCGCCGCCCGATGAACCTTGGggactggtgggggtgggggagagattaGAGATATGTCTATGTCTCCATGCTGGTGTCTCCactgatcctgcctccagggccTGGGCCCTGGTCAAACCACTGCATGGAATGTGGGGATGAGGACAGAGCTCACCAGAAAGTGTTCTGACTGTCTGGGCATGGTGGGAAGTTGGCCTGGAAGCCATGGCAGAACTGGAGGGCAAGGGCTCCTGGCCACCATCTCCCAAAGCAGAGGTGCCCTGTTACCTGCCCGCTGGGCATAGACCTGAGTTAGTGATCGAGGACTGTTACCCAGGCTGTTTTTCCTGATGTCTGTGGGCATCACTCAGAGCTCAAAGCCTCGGGCATCACTGGGCAGTGGCTAGCTCAGGTGGTCCATCCAGGTAGAGTGTACTGTACTCAGTCAAAACAAGCATCCCTCCCCTCCTGACTGAGAGAGGCGTGGGGCTGAGCCTCTTGTACATGACATCACTGGGATAAGGGGTTCTCAGCCAGGTGCCCTGTCCACGTTGTCCTCTCACCTGGGAATACCCCCATGAATATGTCTCCAGCTACCTTGTCCCTTTTCTACCTGTTCTCTGCTACACCCTCCTCCTGGCTACCTTGTTGAGGTCTGAGTACAGGTTATCTCCGTATGGCCTCTGCTGGCTGTGTGTCTGCCACAGTGTGCCCAGTTCTCCAACACCCAGAACTCTCCGGACCTGAGTAAGGAGGGGCCTGAACTCTTAGCTGGGGGCTAAGCTCCCCAAAAGTTTCTGGGTCCTTTAGTTGAAATAATAAGCCACCCTGGGCTTTGAGGATGACACAGTCGTATGGAGAAACTTTCCCCCTAGGGCCGCCTCTTGACTCCCAGAAGGACACCATGAATGCAGCCAGAGCCAAAGACTCCCCGGGAAGAGCACACAACTGGGCAGTTCCCACGGGGACTATGGGGACAGCCACGCAGCTGAGCCGGGTGAAGGGGTACTTTGACAGCACAGTCGTCTCTTGAGAAGAGCCTGCAAATTACCTTTCTAAAGGTCACACCGGTCTCATTAAGGTCTCTGTCAGGCCAGGGCAATGGTGAGATGGGGCTCCAAGGAAAATCTGAAAGCCCTTCTCAAGAGCCGAGGAGCCCCTGTATCCAGGCTGGCAGCGGGACTGTGGTGTTTTGGCAGCACTTCTCCCTTGATCCCTGGGCCTCCCTAACACAGGTAATGAGATCTAGGGTGATGGGAGGTGGCAAGGGTGAACGCACAGGAATTGCCCCAGAGCCAGGACCCCTTCTAGCCCACGTCCTGTTTGTGTAGGACAGTGGCTGGCAGACCAGCCGTTTACTGACCAGCTCTCCCCAGAAGTGTGCATTGCAGGAACCTCACACCCTGTGACACGCAAGCCTAGAGAACCCCAAGAGGGCAGACAAGCGGGGGACTACTGGAGGGTGACCTGAATCATAGGACTCTCTCCCAAGACCACCCAAGAGAGATTATCCCCTTAGTTCATGAAATAGGACCCacagatgcccacagaagccTCAGAAAGGATGGCCCCAGACGAGAAGCACTGACTGTCCCCCGCGGAGTCCAGCAGGACACAGCAGAGGCACTTACCCACGTACAGGAATAGCTAACAGGACTAGGGCCCCAACTAATCCTGGGACAGGATGGGACAGAGACCCACTCCAACCCCGGGTGCCAGACACTGGGTGTGGACTCCAAGCCTGGGGTATCCTCCCACCCATAGGTGCAGAAACTGCTCCAGATACCCTTGGGTGACAGCATGCTCTTCTCACCATGATGGCTTCGACCTGTTTGGCATCCTGCTCTGAGACGGCTCTTCTGAAGCCCTTGGGCTGTGGTGAGGAGGCGCTGGGGGTGGGCATAGTGCAGCCTGGTGGTCCCGGGTTCTGTCTCCACAGCCCTTGCTGGGCGGGCGGCCTCTTAAAGGCCAGGCTGACGTCAAAGCCCCTCTGGGTCCCCCACCTCCTACCTCCTGCGCATCCTCTCCCCGCCTGCTGCGCCTGAGGGAGGCGGGGGTGGGCACAGAGCGAGGGCTACGAGAAAGGCCTCCGTCCCATTAGATCTAATTGCATCCACTGTCGCAGGCACCTGCTTCTGAATCACCCTCACCCCGAGGCACGACATAAGGACAGGGGCTGGCTGGTGTTCTGCTGGTGTTCTGCTGGGCAGGAGACAGATACCGCCCTCTGCCCAAACCAGGGCACCCAGGAGGGGTCTTGCTGGATTCCTAAGGGCTCATGTTAGGAAAACTAAAGCCCCTGGTGGCAGGTAGGTCCAGAAGCCCCTTGGAGACATTTGTGGTGTCTTCACGTCCCCTCCAAAGGCACAGGTCGTGTTCACCCAGCCCCAGGTAACGAAGTGTGCTATCTACTCACTGCCCTGGTCTTGTATTTGCTGGCACTGGGGCTGGATCCTCAGGTCCTGTGAGTcacagaatgttccagaaggcTATTCTTTACAGTGTTTCCAAGACCAGCCCACTTTTCAGGGTTCCTATCCCCTGATCATCATATCCTTGAAGACATTGCCCAGGAGATGGTGCCAACCCTAGCTCCGGCATCTCCCTAGggccctctgccctcccttcctgtgGGAGCAGTTCTGAGCTCCCGGGCTCACTCCCTGACTCCTGGTCTAGAGATAGCTGCAGCCCCATTCTCAATGCTCCCCGATTAGGGCATGCTCAGTGCTCATCTCTCCCGTGGCACCCCAAGGACTCACGCCAAGGAGACCAGGGAGGGGACCTTTCTCGATGGCAGATGACTTGCACCGGACCCGTTCTACCTCCCCGGGGTCATTTTCTTCCTGTGGGTAATGGCTCAGGACAACTGCCCCAACCCTTCTAGGAAAGGTGTCCTCTTACCCCCCTTGTCTCTCTGGATACTATAAGGTCTGCCAGAAGGACAAGGCTTACCCTGAAAATGCCCACCCTGGGGTTCTGAGGACCCAGTACACAGGAAATAGCAAGAGTTCCCGTTAGCTCCCCCTCCAGCTGATCACTGCACAGTGGCACTCTGCCTCCTCCAAGACATCGCTGGACTCCCTCTCTCAGGAGGTGCCTGCCCTGCTCACCCGACCAACCCTAGCCCTTCCCAACCCTCTCTTCCCCAGCAGGAACTGGGAGTTCTCCAAACAGCCGGCCACATCACTGCCTTGCGCTGTGACCCTCACAGGCTAACACTGGCCTCTGGAAGCAAGATAAATGCTGAGTCAGTACAAAAGGAAATCTCCCTAACTCACCCGCCCCCCCCTCCCGTCCCCCGCCCCGCCAACCGTCTGCCCCGCCCCTGCCAACCTTCTGCCCCGCCTCCGCAAACTTTATGCCCCGCCCCCGAAAACCTTCTGCCCTGCCCGTACACACTATTCCTGTTCCAGGGGAGTGTTGGGCTGGGTATACCCAACGTTACATGCCATCTCTCATCTACCTTCTCTGAAAAGCTCCTGTGAATCCCGTAAAACCCGGTTCAGCCTCTGTTTACTCTGCAATGCCTACTCTTACTATATGAACCGCCCCTCCCCACCATGTCCGATGCCCCTCCCCGAGCTCTCCCTGGGTCAGCATCCCTGCTGGCTTGGTCCACTCCTATCTCTGTGTGCCCATCAGAGCCCTAGCCTGTCTGGTGTCCCAGGACTCCCCCACGAGTGCTCTCAACAGCTCAGAATGGGGATCAGCGGGGACCCTCCAACCGTGAAGGCAGAGCTGGCTGCACCTTAATCTTCCATCCTGGAGAGCTGAAGGGCCTCCATGCCCGGCCTCCCCCCAGGTCTGCACAAGCCCTCCCGAGGCCCCTCCTTTGGAGGGTGCTAGGGATTCCTGAGTGAGGCAAGCCCAGGCTGGTCCACCCCACCCAGCTTGGCGTTTGCTCAGGTGGCACAGGGTAGGAGGGGTTGCATCCAATACTGCAGAGGGGGCTGCTGCACAGCTCCACGAATGTGGATTTAACCTTTCAGCAAATGTCTTACACTGACACAAAtattgctttttaattaatttccttACCTCGTCTGGAAGGGCTTGCATAGAAGCTAGGTGGGAGTGGGGAAGCGTGCGTTCTCCAGGCCCTTGTCTGTGCCTGGGCTCACCCAAGTAGCACCTGGCCAAGGCTTGAGAACATGATGTCTTTGAGCTCTCTTGGGAGGTAACTGCTGCCCCGACTCTTGCCTCttttcatggccagcctggtagCACACCCAAGCTGCTGTGTACTTTTTGTGggatagtcacacacacacacacacacacacacacacacaca encodes:
- the Th gene encoding tyrosine 3-monooxygenase — encoded protein: MPTPSASSPQPKGFRRAVSEQDAKQVEAIMSPRFIGRRQSLIEDARKEREAAAAAAAAAAVASSEPGNPLESVVFEEQDGMAILNLLFSLKGTKPSSLSRAVKVFETFEAKIHHLETRPAQRPLAGSPHLEYFVRFEVPSGDLAALLSSIRRVSDDVRSAREDKVPWFPRKVSELDKCHHLVTKFDPDLDLDHPGFSDQVYRQRRKLIAEIAFQYKQGEPIPHVEYTAEEIATWKEVYATLKGLYATHACREHLEAFQLLERYCGYREDSIPQLEDVSRFLKERTGFQLRPVAGLLSARDFLASLAFRVFQCTQYIRHASSPMHSPEPDCCHELLGHVPMLADRTFAQFSQDIGLASLGASDEEIEKLSTVYWFTVEFGLCKQNGELKAYGAGLLSSYGELLHSLSEEPEVRAFDPDAAAVQPYQDQTYQPVYFVSESFSDAKDKLRNYASRIQRPFSVKFDPYTLAIDVLDNPHTIRRSLEGVQDELHTLTHALSVIS